Proteins from a genomic interval of Sphingobacterium sp. SYP-B4668:
- a CDS encoding IS3 family transposase — protein sequence MNAIDHKFLDCPFYGVERMTDYLRQDLGYFVGQKRVRRLYKLMNLKTK from the coding sequence ATGAATGCCATAGACCATAAGTTCCTGGACTGCCCCTTCTACGGCGTAGAGCGCATGACGGACTATTTGAGGCAGGATCTGGGTTATTTCGTTGGGCAGAAGCGTGTTCGTAGGCTGTATAAGCTCATGAACCTGAAAACCAAATAG
- a CDS encoding hybrid sensor histidine kinase/response regulator transcription factor, producing the protein MIRHVPLILLVLLFIFIASSSATPPKDSQRKIDSLKTALTKTKNLHQQTSLLILTSKYERERGDYKQAILYAQQALTLAKQSNDEKNWAKALLKIGVAQRELGNYEVALDSLKQSLTLAYKVNDLFTQGDVYDNMGHIYTAEMKPEKALPAHLKALALRRQSKDEYGIANSCDNIAVLYWQMDSYLEAIKYYKEALPIFKKHNDGWRIAQTSANIGTRYREIGDYTDATKYLTEAREAYKKIENQEGVAWTSAGLGMIYIEIENDKKALEYHRESLQIYEQLQNYSGIIESYNLIANVYNKRHRGDLAMQYYNKALAIAKQNDDRSLTAMTYYTIAVKVKWVEGKLDETLHYLQLAEDGASKSVEAATWSLRAQILNKQGEYVKAKAYMEKALAYHKTTAEKTHLIADYRTLSSIQEHLGNHRAALESYKQYITYQDSFKQQDLSKTVMRYEFDKREAEIKAKQQEELNKKTMVAHTTYGILGTIIVLTAMGLYTYWVGNKKLRLEKQNLELKRREAELAKDTEAFKSQFLSNISHEFRTPLTLINGHLEILKKDGDTKSLKRYKEMEYSGQRLLQLINQLLDLTKIETGKYSLHFKTGNLLNETQNYVQAFHSLAKERKIELKTTVTSAAQVKFGHRDFVYSSEALASIFNNILSNALKFTPYAGSIQVTVDYIDNKLFISIRDTGSGIPAKNLPYIFERFYQAHQNEVFEGSGIGLSIVKELSQLHGGDVTVENNVDGGCTFTIWLAEGRSTSDAEHDNASIVLSSDHMEESRENQGILNEGSTLILVVEDQRELRKFIIENLEPEFRFLEAENGKQGIELAIEHVPDIIISDVMMPEMSGFQLTEVIKRNEITSHIPIMLLTAKAQQSDKILGLEHGADDYLTKPFSVAELRLRIKNRLRQQQAFRSKFADKLLIPAENEIPELNLVDRIFIEKLNNIVILHMENGIDVSLLASEIGLSTSQLTRKLKVLTGVTPAHFVKKVQLNYSLKLLREGHSVSEASWKSGFSEPAYFSKVFKKHFNFLPSEKEKL; encoded by the coding sequence ATGATCAGACACGTACCGCTTATACTTTTAGTACTCCTGTTTATATTCATTGCAAGTTCCAGTGCTACACCTCCCAAAGATAGTCAGCGGAAAATCGATTCGCTAAAAACCGCTTTAACAAAAACAAAAAATCTCCATCAACAGACAAGTTTGCTCATCCTAACTAGTAAATATGAAAGGGAAAGAGGAGATTACAAGCAAGCTATCCTATATGCCCAACAAGCACTGACGCTTGCCAAACAAAGTAATGACGAAAAGAACTGGGCCAAAGCATTGTTAAAAATTGGAGTGGCGCAACGGGAATTAGGTAATTACGAGGTAGCCCTGGACAGTCTGAAACAAAGTCTTACGCTGGCTTACAAAGTCAACGATTTATTCACACAAGGTGATGTCTATGACAATATGGGCCACATCTATACAGCAGAAATGAAGCCTGAAAAGGCACTCCCAGCGCATCTGAAAGCATTAGCTTTACGTCGACAATCAAAAGATGAATATGGTATTGCCAACTCTTGCGACAATATTGCCGTATTATATTGGCAAATGGATAGTTATTTAGAAGCAATCAAGTACTACAAGGAGGCGCTACCAATCTTCAAAAAGCATAACGACGGATGGCGCATAGCCCAGACTTCGGCCAATATAGGGACACGCTATCGAGAAATAGGCGATTACACAGACGCGACCAAATATCTGACAGAAGCTCGTGAAGCTTACAAAAAAATAGAAAACCAAGAGGGTGTAGCCTGGACATCGGCGGGTTTGGGAATGATATACATCGAAATAGAAAACGATAAAAAAGCATTGGAATACCATCGAGAATCACTACAAATATATGAGCAGCTCCAAAACTACTCAGGTATAATAGAGTCCTACAATCTGATAGCGAATGTCTATAACAAAAGACATCGAGGGGACCTAGCGATGCAATACTACAACAAAGCATTGGCGATAGCCAAACAAAACGATGACCGAAGTTTGACAGCAATGACATATTATACAATTGCGGTCAAGGTAAAATGGGTCGAGGGCAAATTGGACGAAACCCTTCATTATCTACAACTAGCGGAGGATGGTGCCTCCAAATCCGTCGAAGCAGCAACTTGGTCTTTAAGAGCTCAGATCCTAAACAAACAAGGGGAATATGTGAAAGCAAAAGCATATATGGAAAAGGCGTTGGCCTACCATAAAACAACAGCGGAAAAAACGCATTTAATAGCAGACTACCGTACACTCTCTTCCATCCAAGAGCATCTGGGCAATCATCGGGCTGCATTGGAAAGCTACAAACAATACATAACGTACCAAGATAGCTTTAAGCAACAAGATCTCTCAAAAACAGTGATGAGATATGAATTTGACAAGAGGGAAGCAGAGATAAAAGCTAAACAGCAAGAAGAGCTGAACAAAAAGACGATGGTGGCCCATACAACCTACGGAATCTTGGGGACTATCATTGTATTAACGGCAATGGGCCTATATACTTATTGGGTGGGAAATAAAAAACTACGTCTGGAAAAGCAGAATCTTGAACTGAAACGCCGTGAGGCTGAGCTAGCAAAAGACACAGAGGCTTTTAAATCACAATTTCTATCCAATATTTCACATGAATTTCGTACGCCACTCACACTGATCAATGGCCACTTAGAGATACTGAAAAAAGACGGAGATACTAAATCTTTGAAACGGTATAAAGAGATGGAATATAGTGGACAACGTCTATTACAGCTAATTAATCAACTGTTGGATCTGACAAAAATAGAGACTGGTAAATATAGTCTGCATTTCAAGACAGGCAATTTGCTGAACGAAACTCAAAATTATGTGCAAGCGTTCCACTCGTTAGCAAAAGAGCGAAAGATCGAACTGAAAACAACCGTGACTTCTGCAGCCCAAGTAAAATTTGGGCACCGCGATTTTGTGTATTCGTCAGAAGCATTGGCAAGTATTTTCAACAACATCTTGTCAAATGCCCTAAAATTCACACCGTATGCAGGCAGCATACAAGTTACCGTAGATTATATAGACAACAAGCTATTTATATCAATACGTGACACGGGGTCGGGAATTCCAGCTAAAAACCTACCTTATATTTTCGAACGATTCTACCAGGCGCACCAAAATGAGGTGTTCGAAGGGTCGGGAATTGGCTTATCCATAGTGAAAGAATTGTCCCAACTTCATGGTGGCGATGTGACAGTCGAAAATAATGTAGATGGTGGTTGTACATTTACGATCTGGCTGGCCGAAGGTCGTTCGACTTCGGACGCTGAACATGACAATGCATCGATAGTCCTATCATCAGACCATATGGAAGAGTCTCGAGAGAATCAGGGTATTTTAAATGAAGGCAGCACCTTGATACTAGTGGTAGAAGATCAGCGGGAGTTGCGAAAGTTTATCATTGAAAATCTGGAACCAGAATTTCGCTTTTTGGAGGCAGAAAATGGGAAACAAGGCATAGAATTGGCAATTGAACATGTACCTGATATCATCATCAGTGACGTCATGATGCCGGAGATGAGTGGTTTTCAGCTTACTGAAGTCATCAAAAGAAATGAAATCACAAGCCATATTCCCATCATGCTGCTGACTGCGAAAGCTCAACAAAGCGATAAGATACTGGGACTGGAGCATGGAGCTGATGATTACTTGACTAAGCCATTCTCCGTTGCAGAACTCCGTTTACGCATCAAAAACCGATTACGCCAACAACAGGCATTCCGTAGTAAATTTGCTGACAAACTACTCATTCCTGCTGAAAATGAAATACCAGAACTCAATCTAGTGGATAGAATATTTATTGAAAAATTGAACAACATCGTGATTTTACACATGGAGAATGGAATCGATGTGAGCCTGTTAGCCAGTGAAATAGGATTGAGTACCAGTCAGCTTACACGGAAACTGAAAGTACTAACAGGTGTAACGCCCGCGCACTTTGTCAAAAAAGTACAACTTAACTATTCACTGAAGCTACTGCGAGAGGGGCATTCGGTATCGGAAGCCTCATGGAAATCAGGTTTTAGCGAACCGGCTTACTTCAGCAAAGTGTTCAAGAAACATTTCAATTTCTTACCTTCGGAAAAAGAAAAGTTATAA